In the genome of Chryseobacterium arthrosphaerae, one region contains:
- the rpoB gene encoding DNA-directed RNA polymerase subunit beta has translation MSKTKSTTQGNPRINFSSAKGKIVTPDFLDIQIESFREFFQLDTLPEARKTEALYKTFQENFPITDSRNQFVLEFLDYLVDSPRYSIDECVERGLTYSVPLKARLKLYCTDPEHEDFQTVVQDVYLGPVPYMTPSGSFIINGAERVIVTQLHRSPGVFFGQTYHANGTKLYYSRIIPFKGSWMEFTTDINSVMYAYIDRKKKLPLTTLLRAIGYESDKDILQIFDLAEEVKVSKAALKKVEGRTLAARVLNTWFEDFVDEDTGEVVSIERNEIILDRETILEKEHLDLILDAGVKSILIHKENSNEFSIIQNTLQKDPTNSEKEAVEYIYRQLRNADPPDEETARGIIEKLFFSEQRYSLGEVGRYRLNKKLGLNIPTTTEVLTKEDIIAIVRHLIELVNSKAEVDDIDHLSNRRIKTVGEQLAGQFGVGLSRIARTIKERMNVRDNEIFTPLDLVNAKTLTSVINSFFGTNQLSQFMDQTNPLSEITHKRRLSALGPGGLSRERAGFEVRDVHHTHYGRICPIETPEGPNIGLISSLGIYAKINNLGFIETPYRKVEDGKIDLNADPIYLNAEDEEDKVIAQANVELSDNGDFLTDRIIARLDGDYPVVEPAQVNLIDVAPNQISGISASLIPFLEHDDANRALMGSNMMRQAVPLLKPQAPVVGTGLEQQVARDSRILINAEGTGTVEYVDADRIVIKYERSEDEDLVQFESATKTYNLTKFRKTNQSTTITLRPNVRVGDVVEKGQVLCDGYATEKGELALGRNLVVAFMPWKGYNFEDAIVINEKVVREDWFTSIHVDEYSLEVRDTKLGMEELTADIPNVSEEATKDLDENGMIRIGAEVKPGDIMIGKITPKGESDPTPEEKLLRAIFGDKAGDVKDASLKADSSLRGVVINKKLFSRNIKDKKKRTEEKLKLEEIENTYKAKFDELRNTLIEKLNTLVSGKTSQGVQNDLDEEIIGKGVKFTHKLLTSVEDYVNVSGSDWTVDADKNELIKQLIHNYKIKYNDIQGVKNREKFAISIGDELPAGIMKLAKVYIAKKRKLNVGDKMAGRHGNKGIVSRIVREEDMPFLEDGTPVDIVLNPLGVPSRMNIGQIYETVLGWAGQKLGLKFATPIFDGATLDQITEYTEKAGLPKFGHTHLYDGGTGERFTQAATVGVIYMLKLGHMVDDKMHARSIGPYSLITQQPLGGKAQFGGQRFGEMEVWALEAFGASNILREILTVKSDDVIGRAKTYEAIAKGESMPEPGIPESFNVLLHELQGLGLDVRLEE, from the coding sequence ATGAGTAAAACAAAATCAACAACTCAAGGAAATCCGAGAATTAATTTCTCATCAGCGAAAGGAAAAATTGTAACTCCAGACTTCTTGGACATCCAAATCGAGTCTTTCAGAGAATTTTTCCAGCTTGATACACTTCCTGAAGCCAGAAAGACAGAAGCTCTTTACAAGACTTTCCAAGAGAATTTCCCAATTACGGATTCAAGAAACCAGTTCGTATTAGAATTCTTAGACTATCTGGTAGATTCTCCACGTTATTCAATCGATGAGTGTGTGGAAAGAGGACTTACGTATTCAGTTCCTCTGAAAGCAAGACTTAAACTGTACTGTACTGACCCGGAACACGAAGATTTCCAGACTGTGGTTCAGGATGTATATTTAGGTCCGGTTCCTTATATGACGCCAAGTGGATCTTTCATCATCAATGGTGCAGAAAGAGTTATCGTTACGCAGCTTCACCGTTCACCTGGTGTATTCTTCGGACAGACTTACCACGCTAACGGAACCAAACTTTACTATTCAAGAATTATTCCTTTCAAAGGATCTTGGATGGAATTTACAACCGATATCAACAGCGTAATGTACGCTTATATCGACCGTAAGAAGAAATTACCATTAACAACTTTATTAAGAGCTATCGGGTATGAATCTGATAAGGATATCCTTCAGATCTTCGACCTTGCTGAAGAAGTGAAAGTTTCTAAAGCTGCCCTTAAAAAAGTAGAAGGGAGAACATTGGCTGCGAGAGTATTGAACACATGGTTCGAAGACTTCGTAGACGAAGATACAGGTGAAGTAGTTTCTATCGAAAGAAACGAAATCATCTTAGATAGAGAAACAATCCTTGAAAAAGAACATTTGGATCTTATCCTGGATGCTGGTGTGAAATCTATCCTGATTCACAAAGAAAACAGCAATGAATTCTCTATCATCCAGAATACATTACAAAAAGACCCTACGAACTCTGAGAAAGAAGCGGTAGAGTACATCTATCGTCAGTTAAGAAACGCAGATCCGCCAGATGAGGAAACGGCAAGAGGAATCATTGAAAAATTATTCTTCTCTGAGCAGAGATATTCATTAGGTGAAGTAGGACGTTACAGACTAAACAAAAAGTTAGGTCTTAATATCCCGACAACAACTGAGGTTCTTACAAAAGAAGATATCATTGCGATCGTAAGACACCTGATCGAACTTGTAAACTCTAAAGCGGAGGTGGATGACATCGACCACTTATCCAACAGAAGAATCAAAACTGTTGGTGAGCAATTGGCAGGACAGTTCGGAGTAGGTCTTTCAAGAATTGCAAGAACAATCAAGGAGAGAATGAACGTTAGAGATAACGAAATCTTTACTCCTCTTGACCTTGTTAACGCTAAGACATTAACATCTGTAATCAACTCATTCTTCGGTACCAACCAGCTGTCTCAGTTCATGGACCAGACCAACCCGCTTTCAGAAATCACGCACAAGCGTAGACTTTCTGCACTAGGGCCTGGTGGTTTATCAAGAGAAAGAGCAGGTTTCGAGGTTCGAGACGTTCACCATACTCACTACGGAAGAATCTGTCCGATTGAAACTCCGGAAGGACCAAACATCGGTTTGATTTCATCTTTAGGTATTTATGCAAAAATCAACAACCTTGGTTTCATCGAAACGCCATATAGAAAAGTAGAAGACGGTAAGATTGATCTTAACGCAGACCCTATTTATCTGAATGCAGAAGACGAAGAAGACAAAGTAATTGCTCAGGCAAACGTTGAATTGAGTGATAATGGAGACTTCTTAACAGACAGGATTATTGCAAGATTGGATGGTGACTACCCGGTAGTGGAGCCTGCTCAGGTTAACCTTATCGACGTTGCACCTAACCAGATTTCCGGTATTTCCGCTTCATTGATTCCATTCCTGGAGCATGATGATGCGAACCGTGCATTGATGGGATCTAACATGATGCGTCAGGCCGTTCCTCTATTGAAGCCACAGGCTCCGGTTGTAGGTACAGGGCTTGAGCAACAGGTTGCAAGAGATTCAAGAATCTTAATTAACGCTGAAGGTACTGGTACTGTAGAGTACGTAGATGCTGACAGAATCGTTATTAAATATGAAAGAAGCGAAGACGAAGATTTAGTACAATTCGAGTCTGCTACTAAAACATACAACCTTACCAAGTTCAGAAAAACGAACCAGAGTACAACCATTACCCTAAGACCAAACGTAAGAGTAGGTGATGTAGTGGAAAAAGGACAGGTACTTTGTGATGGTTATGCTACTGAAAAAGGAGAATTGGCTCTTGGTAGAAACCTGGTAGTAGCCTTCATGCCTTGGAAAGGATACAACTTCGAGGATGCGATCGTAATCAACGAAAAAGTTGTACGTGAAGACTGGTTTACTTCAATCCACGTAGATGAATATTCACTGGAGGTTCGTGATACTAAATTAGGTATGGAAGAACTTACGGCTGATATTCCAAACGTATCTGAAGAAGCTACCAAAGATCTTGACGAGAACGGTATGATCAGAATCGGTGCTGAAGTGAAGCCTGGAGATATCATGATTGGTAAAATCACTCCAAAAGGTGAATCAGACCCGACTCCTGAAGAAAAACTTCTGAGAGCTATCTTCGGTGATAAAGCTGGTGATGTAAAAGATGCATCATTAAAAGCTGACTCTTCATTAAGAGGGGTGGTTATCAACAAGAAACTGTTCTCAAGAAACATTAAAGACAAAAAGAAAAGAACTGAAGAAAAACTTAAACTTGAAGAGATTGAAAACACTTACAAGGCTAAGTTTGACGAGTTGAGAAACACTTTAATTGAAAAATTAAATACACTGGTAAGCGGTAAAACTTCTCAGGGGGTACAAAATGACCTTGACGAAGAGATCATCGGTAAAGGAGTGAAGTTTACTCACAAATTATTAACTTCAGTTGAAGATTATGTAAACGTTAGCGGTTCAGACTGGACAGTAGACGCTGACAAGAATGAATTGATCAAACAATTGATTCACAATTACAAAATCAAATATAACGACATCCAGGGAGTTAAAAACCGTGAGAAATTCGCTATTTCAATCGGAGATGAGCTTCCGGCAGGTATCATGAAGCTGGCTAAAGTTTACATCGCTAAGAAACGTAAACTGAATGTAGGGGATAAAATGGCAGGACGTCACGGTAACAAAGGGATTGTATCAAGAATCGTTCGTGAAGAAGATATGCCATTCCTTGAAGACGGAACACCGGTAGATATCGTATTGAATCCACTAGGGGTACCTTCCCGTATGAACATCGGTCAGATCTATGAAACAGTTCTTGGATGGGCTGGTCAGAAATTAGGACTGAAGTTTGCTACGCCAATCTTCGATGGAGCAACCCTTGATCAGATTACTGAGTACACTGAGAAAGCAGGTCTTCCTAAATTCGGTCACACACACCTTTATGATGGTGGTACCGGAGAAAGATTTACACAGGCGGCTACAGTGGGTGTTATCTACATGCTGAAACTGGGACACATGGTTGATGATAAGATGCACGCACGTTCTATCGGTCCTTACTCATTGATTACTCAGCAGCCGTTAGGAGGTAAAGCTCAGTTCGGTGGTCAGAGATTCGGAGAGATGGAGGTTTGGGCACTTGAAGCATTCGGTGCATCTAATATCCTGAGAGAGATCCTTACTGTGAAGTCGGATGACGTAATTGGTAGAGCAAAAACTTATGAAGCAATCGCTAAGGGTGAATCTATGCCTGAGCCAGGTATTCCGGAATCATTCAACGTATTACTTCACGAGTTACAAGGACTTGGACTTGATGTAAGACTTGAGGAATAA